tacagtgaAATCTTGAAGAGCAGAGAGCatgagaaggagaaaaatctgATCCACCTCTCttgggaaaacatgtttttcacacaTCTATGAATAATTTAAAGTCCTTGTACTTGCTACCTTCTCTATACTATGTCTACACAGGCGCTACCATGGTTTGGGAGTGAAGAAAATCCAGTATTCCAGGGTTCCTCTGCTGGGGGAATTTGATCATTGTTATATAAGAAGAAGTTGCCATGtacattgttactgtaaatgGTTTGCAAGGATTTTAAAGtttctgttcacttttttttttatccactcaTTGGAAACACAGATATTTCTATTTCCATACTATATCTTGAGAACTTTTGGATGTAGGACTAATTCATTGATAAGGTACCTGTCGATACAAATTATTTGgtctattaaatgtcagaaagatgaaagaaatgCCTGTACAGTTCACTTATTTGATTTAACACTTTAGTCAGTTAACtatcaattaatcagtttaaaAGAATAATTGGCACTGATAAGACACCTCACAAGTAGATCAGTATTGGTGGAACTTGCCAGCCTCCAACAAATTCTGCTCTGTTTACTCCATTACAATGTCAGGATCCGCTCTGAGACCTGCCACCTGCAGAAGTTCTTGGACGACTCTGCAATTGTTGGCTgtatcagtgaggagaaggaggaggagtacaggggCGTTGTGGACTCCTTCGTCGATTGGTGTGAGAATAACCATCTGCATCTTAACACCActaagacaaaggagctggtggtggacttccgcacacacacctgtctccatcaacagtgtgactgttgaggtggtccaggattacaaataccttggagtccacctggataacaaactggactgggccaagaacacagaggctgtgtacaagaAGGGCCAGAGCCGACTCTACTTCCTGAGGAGACTCGGGTCCTTCAATGTCTGCAAAatcatgctgaggatgttctaccagtcggtggtagccagtgccatcttttttgcggttgtgtgctggggcagcaggctgagggcagcagacgcCAACGAGATCAGtaggatcatcaggaaggctggctccgtcctgggggtccaactggactctttgatggtggtgtctgagaggaggatgctgtgcaaactgcatagtatcctggacaacaacattcaccctctccaccaggtgctaaactcacacagcagcaccttcagcagcagactcatcccaccccgatgtaacacggagcgcctgaggaagtcttttctccctcaggccatcagactgtttaatgtATCCACCTCTGGTCgcgggagggacagtggagacactgtcacctgagccaaatcaaatcaatatcattccctatcacttccatcacttattgagtgtgcactggaccttgtaaatctcctgcactggacgtaaattgctgctatttcatgctgctgctaaatttactattttttcactttataccacttgtcactttattcttattgtgtactttttatatcagttttatgctgctcaccgttggattgcattctgtgtacttagtaacttgtttattttttactttaccattatttattacttttgtattcctttctcactttgttttactactgttgcacgacaatttccctcgggataaattAAggtttcttgaatcttgaattgaATCTTGAAGGTTTCTTAACTGGTATTACCGATTTTGAGGGTTGATAACAGATTTTCTGCAGTCAGTTTGATGTTCATTTTGCAGATTGAGTGCATGTAAGTGCAAGTGAAGCTGAAGttaagaaaatacacatttgtctAGTGAAATTTGTCCTTAATTGAGCTTGACAAGCTGACACTGCAATATCCTAAATCTGCCTGTGAAGGTTTTAAACGCTTTTTGATTTGAGTGTCAACATGGTCTTTTCGCTGGCACCACCCTCAGGTAAAACTCACCGCACCCAGGTTGTTGCAGGAAAGATTGATGCTCCTCAGGGTGATATTCTGAAACAGCACTTTAGACAGTGCTATAGCAGTAGGTGTCGTCACATCATTGGCTCCCAAGTGCAGGTGACGCAGGACATTGTTGCTCAGCAAGGCCTTGCCAATCGCCTCACCTCCTTCATCTCGCAGACGGTTGAGTCGCAGGTTGAGTGACAAAAGGGTGGAGTTCTTGGACAGGGCATTTGCTATAGCTTTGGCTCCCAGGCCTGTGATGTTGTTGTCGCTAATGTTCAGGATCTCCAGTTTACTCCTGTTGAGCAGTTTGCCAATGGCTCTGGCTCCTTTGTCTCCGATCAGGTTGTGAGAAAAGTTGAGTTCCCTCAGGGATGGGTGGTCCAAAAGGTGTTTCACCAGCACCCTGCACTGTTGGTCTTCAATGTGGCTTTGATGGAGCCTTAGAAGCTGTAGAAACAGGTTATTGTGAAGATTAACAAAGGTTATGTGATGTGTTGCAGAAAGAATTTGATCACTAAGAGTACAGATAAGTATGAAAGCACAGTTCCACCAGttaaacagaaatgaaattAAGAAAACTAAAAAGTCATAATCATGGGAAATTTGGAAATATGACGagaaattatgagataaatgttttaatctcataatttcgagtttctattttataattatgactttttaaattaCAATGATCTCAACTTTATCTCTTAATCACAACTTTCCATGGGAATTACTTTTTCAAGTCTCAAGtagtttaaaaaataactttaactggcagaaatgggcttccatagcTTAGATGTGAAAGAATGTAGGACTTGAAAGCAACTGCCTGTCTCTGTTGAGTGGGTGGTATGAACTAGCCACATGtataaataatatttacatGCCAAAAGAAGCAACCTAAATTATCACCTGGGAGATTCTGgagggcatttttttttactattttctgCAAAATTATAGATGATTCATCAAAACAACTGTCAACCGTTTAACCGCCATGTTCTCCAGCAGTGATAAATTACTGTGACAAAAACCAATTTCCCTGTTTCATGTCATGGGACTGTAAAATCTCTGCAAATGATGCTTTGTTACTGGCAAGAAAGTCAGAAGTGCTgaattacaacaaacaaacatcctccAGATAATGTGAGCtacaaaatactgtatttcaTCAACCAACGAGCAGGAATCGGTATTCACCTTTAGAGTCTTACAGGACTTCAGGGCCCTAGCGAGGGACTCACAATCTCTGTTGGTCATCTCAAACATCTTCCATTCAAAGTTCATACCACATTGTTTGACCCTGTACACCAAATGGAGCTCCTCCAGGTTGGTCAGCTTGTTGAGCAGGATGTTAAAGTCAAAGTGGTCCATAGACGGGCCATCATACTCATTGTCAATTGTCAACTCTGAGCCAtattccacttcctcctcctggggCTCCTTGACAGGCGGCAGGAGTTGGGAGATGTCCAGCCTCTTGACATAGTTCCTGCAAAGAGGCACCATCGCGAGaactgtctttgtctcagtaACATCTGGGATAAAAAGCTCAATAATATTCTCCAAATGTCTCTCAAAGAACTGTCGTTTCCAGCTGTGGCCATAATGAGAGACGTCACAAAGGTCCCACCGCTGCTCGCAGCATCGCTTCCAGTAGACACCATCGCTGATCAGGTTGGCTGTCACTCGCAGTGGCAGGGAAGTAGACAGCCTCTCCTGCACGAAGTCTTTCTGGATGGCTGTGAGATCTTCAAATGTGGGCTTTTCTGTAACAGGTTTGCACAAAGTTACATTTATATAATAAGTGAATGGTTAAAAGTGTGGGTGATAATGGCACTGGAAACAAAAGCATACTCTCAAAGTTTTTCACGATGCTCTGCAGGCAGAGGTTTGATAAGGAGGCTACTATAGCCAGGGACCAGTTTGGATCCTCGGCAATGATCCTCCTCATCTTACTGTAGTCGTCAGCTGGGTTGAGTTTGGATCCTGGAGAATAAGCGGACCTGGGCATTGTTGTTTGCAGTCTATCCTCTCCTTAAAAAGAAGACATATAAAATGTTCCACATCCCAGAAATGAAGACGGGTTCTTGCTTATTTTCAGGCTTGGATATGTGGTGACAGTTTGCTTGACTACATTCAACATTAACTGAAATATCAATGAACATAAGCCActaagctaactttagctgttGGCTAAAACGGTGCCGAAAGTGACTTGGCTATGAGTTACATTTAGCTCAACAGACCCGCATATAATTAGTTTAATGTCCTTGACCCTCGTGTCGCTTAGATGCCACTATTTTACAACtatgaaaaacaattcaaaacatcCTAAAAGTGGTCAAACGACATGTATTTACGTTTTCATACCGTttagtcaaacacacacatccgtTCAAACGTCGTCGTACGCTGCTCTTGCCGTCACCTGTCTCCTTGGTGACAGAACGCTGTGTGCTTACTTCACTTAACTCGGGAAATTCTACAAGTCAACCCTCAACGCTACCCAAAGGCAAGTTTGCTGAACAGTACGTCAAGGATTATCATGCGGTGACTAtcaaaagctttattttaacaaaaggTAGAGAAATCGGGAGTTTTCTGTCAGGACTGTGACTTAAGAAGGTCTTTGTATACATTTTACTGTCAGGAAAGCAGGATTTCCTACGCCCATAGAATGTatgatttgttttcctcataagACGCAGTCCTGCAAGAGTTCACAGAATAACTAGAAAATCAAAGTGTT
This region of Acanthopagrus latus isolate v.2019 chromosome 22, fAcaLat1.1, whole genome shotgun sequence genomic DNA includes:
- the LOC119012112 gene encoding dynein regulatory complex subunit 5-like, coding for MPRSAYSPGSKLNPADDYSKMRRIIAEDPNWSLAIVASLSNLCLQSIVKNFEKKPTFEDLTAIQKDFVQERLSTSLPLRVTANLISDGVYWKRCCEQRWDLCDVSHYGHSWKRQFFERHLENIIELFIPDVTETKTVLAMVPLCRNYVKRLDISQLLPPVKEPQEEEVEYGSELTIDNEYDGPSMDHFDFNILLNKLTNLEELHLVYRVKQCGMNFEWKMFEMTNRDCESLARALKSCKTLKLLRLHQSHIEDQQCRVLVKHLLDHPSLRELNFSHNLIGDKGARAIGKLLNRSKLEILNISDNNITGLGAKAIANALSKNSTLLSLNLRLNRLRDEGGEAIGKALLSNNVLRHLHLGANDVTTPTAIALSKVLFQNITLRSINLSCNNLGADGGKALEEAMSHNSSITECDIHLTEVDEKHVAFINQVVWNNQKAKEQKRPAQESKTKTCSTLQ